In Pseudomonas sp. LRP2-20, the genomic window CATCTTTCGATAAGACTCAGTTCTTGGTCTTGTCGACGATTTTGTTAGCCGAGATCCACGGCATCATCGAACGCAGTTGCTCGCCGATGATTTCGATGCCGTGAGCGGCGTTGTTGCGGCGCTTGGCGGTCATCGATGGGTAGTTGGTAGCACCTTCGGAGATGAACATCTTCGCGTACTCACCGTCCTGGATGCGCTTCAGAGCGTTGCGCATGGCCTTGCGGGATTCTTCGTTGATGACTTCCGGACCGGTGACGTACTCACCGTACTCGGCGTTGTTGGAGATCGAGTAGTTCATGTTGGCGATGCCGCCTTCGTACATGAGGTCAACGATCAGCTTCAGCTCGTGCAGGCACTCGAAGTAGGCCATTTCCGGCGCGTAGCCAGCTTCGACCAGGGTTTCGAAACCGGCTTTGACCAGCTCTACGGTACCGCCGCACAGAACAGCCTGCTCACCGAACAGGTCGGTTTCGGTCTCGTCTTTGAAGGTGGTTTCGATGATGCCGGTACGGCCGCCACCCACACCCGAAGCGTAGGACAGGGCGACGTTCTTGGCGTTGCCCGAAGCGTCCTGGTAGATAGCGATCAGGTCAGGGATGCCGCCGCCTTTGACGAACTCGGAGCGAACGGTGTGGCCCGGGGCTTTCGGCGCGATCATGATCACGTCGAGGTCGGCACGTGGAACGACCTGGTTGTAGTGGATCGAGAAGCCGTGGGAGAAGGCCAGGGTGGCGCCCTTCTTGATGTTCGGCTCGATCTCGTTCTTGTACAGCGCGCCCTGGAATTCGTCCGGGGTCAGGATCATCACCAGGTCAGCCGCAGCGACAGCGGTAGCAACGTCGGCAACTTTCAGGCCGTGGGCTTCTGCCTTGGCAACGGTGGCCGAACCTTTACGCAGACCGACGGTAACGTCTACACCGGAGTCCTTCAGGTTGCACGCTTGGGCGTGGCCCTGGGAACCGTAACCGATGATGGCGACTTTCTTGCCCTGGATGATGGAAAGGTCGCAGTCTTTATCGTAGAAAACTTTCATGAAAATACCCCTGGTTATATCTCGGCCCCTGCGGAGCCATCGCTAATTTTTGAATTTAGATGCTGAGCACTTTGTCGCCACGGGCAATGCCGGTAACGCCGCTGCGCACGGTTTCGAGAATCGATGCGGTGCCGATCGCCTGGATGAAGCTGTCCAGCTTGTCGCTGGTACCGCTCAGCTGCACGGTGTACACGCTGGCGGTCACATCGACGATCTGGCCACGGAAGATATCCGTGGTGCGCTTGATCTCGGCGCGCTGGGCACCGGTGGCCTTGACCTTGACCAGCATCAGTTCACGCTCGATGTGAGCGCTTTCCGACAGGTCGACGAGTTTCACCACTTCGACCAGTTTGTTCAGGTTCTTGGTGATCTGTTCGATCACTTCGTCATGGCCAACGGTGGTCAGCGTCAGACGAGACAGGGTCGGGTCTTCGGTTGGCGCCACGGTCAGGCTTTCAATGTTGTAGTTGCGCTGGGAGAACAGGCCGACCACACGGGACAGAGCACCAGGTTCGTTTTCCAGCAGCAGGGAAATGATGTGCCGCATATCAGGTACGCTCCGTCTTGCTCAGCCACATGTCACGCATCGAGCCATCCTTGATCTGCATCGGATAGACGTGCTCGCTGCGGTCGACCGCGATGTCGATGAACACCAGGCGGTCCTTCATCGCAAACGCTTCTTCCAGCTTCGGCTTGAGGTCCTTCAGGCTGGTGATGCGGATGCCCACATGGCCATAGGCCTCGGCCAGCTTGATGAAGTCAGGCAGCGACTCGACGTACGAGTGCGAGTGACGACCGTTGTAGGCCATGTCCTGCCATTGGCGGACCATGCCCAGCACACCGTTGTTCAGGTTGACGATCTTCACCGGCAGGCCGTACTGCATGCAGGTAGACAGCTCCTGAATGTTCATCTGGATACTGCCTTCGCCGGTCACACAGGCCACGTCCTGGTCCGGGAAGTTGAGCTTGACGCCCATCGCCGCCGGGAAGCCGAAGCCCATGGTGCCCAGGCCACCGGAGTTGATCCAGCGGTTCGGCTTGTTGAAGCGGTAGTACTGCGCCGCGAACATCTGGTGCTGGCCAACGTCGGAGGTGACGAAGGCATCGCCATTGGTCACTTCGCACAGCGTCTCGATGACTTTCTGCGGTTTGATGACGTTGCCGTCGCCCTTGTCATAAGGGAACAGCTCGCCATTGCCACGCCACTCGTCGATCTGCTTCCACCAGGCATCCAGCGCCGCCTTGTCAGGCTGCTCGCCGATTTCCTTGAGGATGCCGAGCATTTCGCTGAGCACGCTGTCGACCGGGCCGACGATCGGCACATCGGCCTTGATCATCTTGGAGATCGACGCCGGGTCGATGTCGACATGGATGATCTTGGCGTTCGGGCAGAACTTGGCCGGGCCATTGACCACGCGGTCGTCGAAACGCGCACCGACAGCGAAGATCACGTCGGCATTGTGCATGGCCATGTTGGCAGTGAAGCTGCCGTGCATGCCGAGCATGCCGAGGAACTGGCGGTCGGTACCCGGGAAGCCACCCAGACCCATCAGGGTGTTGGTGACTGGCAGGTTCAGCGACTTGGCGATTTCGGTCAGTGCTTCGGAGCCACCACCGAGAATC contains:
- the ilvC gene encoding ketol-acid reductoisomerase produces the protein MKVFYDKDCDLSIIQGKKVAIIGYGSQGHAQACNLKDSGVDVTVGLRKGSATVAKAEAHGLKVADVATAVAAADLVMILTPDEFQGALYKNEIEPNIKKGATLAFSHGFSIHYNQVVPRADLDVIMIAPKAPGHTVRSEFVKGGGIPDLIAIYQDASGNAKNVALSYASGVGGGRTGIIETTFKDETETDLFGEQAVLCGGTVELVKAGFETLVEAGYAPEMAYFECLHELKLIVDLMYEGGIANMNYSISNNAEYGEYVTGPEVINEESRKAMRNALKRIQDGEYAKMFISEGATNYPSMTAKRRNNAAHGIEIIGEQLRSMMPWISANKIVDKTKN
- the ilvN gene encoding acetolactate synthase small subunit: MRHIISLLLENEPGALSRVVGLFSQRNYNIESLTVAPTEDPTLSRLTLTTVGHDEVIEQITKNLNKLVEVVKLVDLSESAHIERELMLVKVKATGAQRAEIKRTTDIFRGQIVDVTASVYTVQLSGTSDKLDSFIQAIGTASILETVRSGVTGIARGDKVLSI
- a CDS encoding acetolactate synthase 3 large subunit, encoding MELLSGAEMVVRFLRDEGVKHIYGYPGGALLHVYDALFKEPEVEHILVRHEQAATHMADGYARATGKAGVVLVTSGPGATNAITGIATAYMDSIPMVILSGQVPSTMVGTDAFQETDMIGISRPIVKHSFMIKNPTEIPEVLKKAFYLAQSGRPGPVVVDIPKDMTNPAEKFEYVYPKKVKLRSYSPAVRGHSGQIRKAAEMLLAAKRPIVYAGGGVILGGGSEALTEIAKSLNLPVTNTLMGLGGFPGTDRQFLGMLGMHGSFTANMAMHNADVIFAVGARFDDRVVNGPAKFCPNAKIIHVDIDPASISKMIKADVPIVGPVDSVLSEMLGILKEIGEQPDKAALDAWWKQIDEWRGNGELFPYDKGDGNVIKPQKVIETLCEVTNGDAFVTSDVGQHQMFAAQYYRFNKPNRWINSGGLGTMGFGFPAAMGVKLNFPDQDVACVTGEGSIQMNIQELSTCMQYGLPVKIVNLNNGVLGMVRQWQDMAYNGRHSHSYVESLPDFIKLAEAYGHVGIRITSLKDLKPKLEEAFAMKDRLVFIDIAVDRSEHVYPMQIKDGSMRDMWLSKTERT